From one Bacillus sp. FJAT-42376 genomic stretch:
- a CDS encoding penicillin-binding protein 2: protein MTEQAANSPENRKLKRSRHFRINIFFFCVFLIFTLLIVRLGVVQIVKGEEYTKEVSRTEANISSYPAPRGKMYDRYGRVVVDNVSVPAITYSVEKSTKTEDKLKTAKKLAEYIEVEEEALQYTAEQKSERDIRDYWLAAHQEEAAKLLKKKELKKSGKEQYKLQVERVPDKEVEEIRTNPEELEMAVLFKRFSAGYQYEPQIIKSQAPPKDKVPSAKNMLTNDEMARVSENIESMPGINIITDWNRKYAYGDTLGSILGGVTTSSQGILQERKSYYQSRGYARNDRVGKSRLEYQYEDYLNPRKAKIQYVTDKSGKTISEKVVDPGRRGLDLELTFDAELQQQVEKIVEEELKKVVGDSPYADRAFVVMMDPYQGDILAMAGKGYDRYNSKKFYDFSYGAYTTQYEMGSAVKGATLLSGFQSGLKPGTSFNDNVPILLKNAKPKKSLHPSGWVDDREALEVSSNVYMFRTAMEIADIPYVPNGKFPAGPDDLQKFRNLNDQFGLGVPTGIDLPGEAHGQRSHPDIVGGLLLDVAIGQYDTYTPLQMAQYISVIANGGFRVEPRVVRSIHEPVNENKPGPLVVEKDPKILNGINNTPGQIERIKEGMKLVTKGSRGTARAYFKGLDVAGKTGTTQSFYTNLQKGIKMKSVSNVTFVGFYPTDHPKVAFSVTVPSVRNKSNSTTASRVIGDRIMKAYVNLEKKYEGQEDKSTVKLEDEKPDQNDTN from the coding sequence TTGACTGAGCAAGCTGCAAATTCCCCCGAGAACCGGAAGCTGAAACGATCACGCCACTTTCGGATCAACATTTTCTTCTTTTGCGTATTTTTGATTTTCACCCTGCTTATCGTTCGCCTCGGAGTTGTTCAAATCGTAAAAGGGGAAGAGTATACAAAAGAGGTATCAAGAACAGAAGCCAATATTTCTTCCTACCCGGCACCAAGGGGAAAAATGTATGACCGGTATGGAAGGGTAGTTGTGGACAATGTCAGTGTCCCTGCCATTACCTATTCAGTTGAAAAGAGCACGAAAACGGAAGACAAGCTGAAAACCGCCAAAAAACTGGCGGAATATATTGAAGTGGAAGAGGAAGCCCTTCAATATACGGCTGAACAGAAAAGCGAACGCGACATCCGCGACTACTGGCTTGCCGCCCATCAAGAAGAAGCGGCGAAGCTTTTAAAGAAAAAAGAATTGAAAAAGAGCGGCAAGGAGCAATATAAGCTGCAGGTTGAACGGGTTCCTGATAAGGAAGTGGAGGAAATCCGCACGAATCCCGAGGAACTTGAAATGGCGGTTCTGTTTAAACGCTTTTCAGCAGGCTACCAGTATGAACCGCAAATTATAAAATCGCAGGCACCGCCAAAAGACAAAGTGCCGAGTGCCAAAAATATGCTGACGAACGATGAAATGGCCAGAGTGTCGGAGAACATCGAGTCCATGCCTGGAATCAATATCATCACGGACTGGAACAGGAAATATGCCTATGGGGACACGCTTGGAAGCATTCTGGGAGGGGTCACCACATCATCCCAAGGGATTTTGCAGGAACGGAAATCCTATTACCAGTCCCGCGGATATGCCCGCAACGACCGGGTAGGCAAGTCCCGTCTTGAATATCAGTATGAGGATTATCTCAATCCCCGTAAGGCCAAAATTCAATATGTAACAGATAAAAGCGGGAAGACGATCTCTGAAAAAGTAGTGGACCCGGGAAGACGCGGCCTTGACCTGGAGCTGACATTTGATGCAGAGCTTCAGCAGCAAGTCGAAAAAATTGTGGAAGAAGAACTTAAAAAAGTGGTGGGAGACAGCCCATATGCAGACCGGGCCTTCGTGGTCATGATGGATCCTTATCAAGGGGATATCCTCGCGATGGCTGGAAAAGGATATGACCGGTACAACTCGAAGAAATTTTATGATTTTTCCTATGGCGCTTATACGACTCAGTATGAGATGGGATCGGCTGTTAAGGGAGCCACGCTTCTAAGCGGTTTTCAATCCGGACTTAAACCCGGGACTTCTTTTAATGATAATGTTCCTATTCTTTTAAAAAATGCAAAACCGAAAAAATCACTCCATCCAAGCGGATGGGTGGATGACCGGGAAGCACTTGAAGTGAGTTCCAACGTATACATGTTCCGTACAGCAATGGAAATTGCGGACATTCCATATGTTCCAAATGGCAAATTTCCGGCCGGTCCGGATGATTTGCAGAAGTTCAGAAACTTAAATGACCAGTTTGGCCTAGGCGTTCCAACCGGTATTGATCTTCCGGGTGAAGCACATGGTCAGCGATCACATCCTGATATAGTTGGGGGATTGCTTCTCGACGTTGCCATCGGCCAGTACGACACGTATACGCCTTTGCAGATGGCTCAATACATTTCCGTTATCGCGAATGGCGGGTTCCGCGTTGAACCCCGGGTTGTCCGATCCATTCATGAACCGGTTAATGAGAACAAGCCCGGTCCGCTCGTAGTGGAAAAAGATCCGAAAATACTCAATGGAATCAACAATACCCCCGGACAGATTGAGCGGATCAAAGAAGGAATGAAGCTCGTTACAAAAGGATCAAGAGGTACAGCCAGAGCATATTTTAAAGGTTTGGATGTAGCAGGAAAAACGGGAACGACCCAGTCATTTTATACAAACCTTCAGAAAGGCATTAAAATGAAATCTGTCAGTAATGTTACCTTTGTAGGATTTTATCCGACCGATCACCCGAAGGTGGCATTCAGCGTGACGGTACCGAGCGTGAGAAACAAGTCTAACTCCACAACGGCAAGCCGTGTCATTGGAGACCGGATTATGAAGGCTTACGTAAATCTTGAAAAGAAATACGAAGGTCAGGAAGATAAATCCACGGTGAAACTGGAAGATGAGAAACCTGATCAGAATGATACAAATTAA
- a CDS encoding NAD(P)-dependent oxidoreductase encodes MMKKAAFIGIGVMGKSMAGHLMDKGYSLSVYTRTKTKADELIKKGAIWADTVQEAAAEADFVITMVGYPHDVEAIYLGENGIIESAKTGAILIDMTTSKPSLAIRIADAARSRGLEAIDAPVSGGDVGAREAKLAIMAGGDRDAFEKCLPLFEAMGNNIVYQGPAGSGQHTKMSNQIAIASGMIAACEALAYAEKSGLDPENVLKSISTGAAGSWSLSNLAPRMLKGNFEPGFYVKHFIKDMKIAKEESESFGMKVPGLDLALSLYEKLEEMGEENSGTHALYKLWKQERI; translated from the coding sequence CTATACAAGGACGAAAACGAAAGCGGACGAGCTCATTAAAAAGGGGGCCATCTGGGCGGACACGGTGCAGGAGGCTGCAGCAGAAGCAGACTTTGTCATTACGATGGTCGGGTACCCTCACGATGTCGAAGCCATTTATCTCGGTGAGAACGGAATCATCGAATCTGCAAAAACAGGCGCCATCCTGATTGATATGACAACTTCGAAGCCGTCTCTGGCCATCCGGATAGCCGATGCAGCCCGAAGCAGGGGACTGGAAGCGATTGATGCACCTGTTTCCGGAGGTGACGTTGGGGCGAGAGAAGCGAAGCTTGCCATAATGGCAGGCGGAGACCGCGATGCCTTTGAAAAATGTCTGCCTCTTTTTGAAGCAATGGGGAATAATATTGTTTATCAGGGTCCTGCAGGCTCAGGCCAGCATACAAAAATGAGCAATCAAATTGCGATTGCCTCGGGCATGATTGCCGCCTGTGAAGCGCTTGCCTATGCAGAAAAATCAGGCCTTGATCCTGAAAACGTACTGAAAAGCATATCGACTGGCGCTGCGGGAAGCTGGTCACTCAGCAATCTTGCACCGCGCATGCTGAAAGGAAATTTTGAACCGGGATTTTATGTGAAGCATTTTATTAAAGATATGAAAATTGCCAAAGAAGAATCTGAATCGTTCGGGATGAAAGTCCCTGGATTGGACTTGGCCCTTTCTCTATATGAAAAATTAGAGGAGATGGGTGAGGAAAACAGCGGAACCCATGCTCTCTATAAGCTCTGGAAACAAGAGAGAATCTAG
- a CDS encoding CAP domain-containing protein translates to MKNTTKKSFIISVAAAAGFVTFGGGNPASAQELSQQNVQAKVTQLSEKFNISPEQVQQAAEGNGSQKQIQEQVQQLLGKQAQAAQQQQAQPGQEQAQNSQGQPCPAGQQPQQNQAPEQAQPQEKAQAPAQAQQQAPAKEQASEKPKQESAKSGALSEFEQQVVELTNKEREKQGLKPLAVDENLSKVAKEKSADMQKNNYFDHNSPTYGSPFDMMKKFGIQYQTAGENIAMGQKSPEEVVQAWMNSEGHRKNIMNPEFTHIGVGHVAEGNYWTQQFIGK, encoded by the coding sequence ATGAAGAACACTACTAAGAAATCTTTCATTATATCAGTCGCAGCGGCGGCAGGATTCGTTACATTCGGCGGAGGCAATCCAGCAAGTGCACAGGAACTTTCCCAGCAAAACGTACAGGCTAAAGTAACGCAGCTTAGCGAGAAATTTAATATCAGCCCGGAGCAAGTTCAGCAGGCAGCTGAAGGCAACGGCAGCCAAAAACAAATTCAAGAGCAAGTTCAGCAGCTTCTTGGAAAGCAAGCACAGGCAGCTCAACAGCAGCAGGCGCAGCCAGGTCAAGAGCAGGCACAGAACAGCCAAGGCCAGCCATGCCCTGCAGGACAGCAGCCTCAACAGAATCAAGCACCTGAACAAGCTCAGCCTCAGGAAAAAGCTCAGGCTCCAGCTCAAGCACAGCAGCAGGCACCAGCAAAAGAACAAGCTTCTGAGAAGCCTAAACAAGAATCAGCTAAATCCGGCGCTCTAAGCGAATTTGAACAGCAAGTTGTAGAACTTACAAACAAAGAACGCGAAAAGCAAGGTCTTAAACCGCTTGCAGTGGATGAGAACTTAAGCAAAGTGGCAAAAGAGAAATCAGCAGATATGCAAAAGAACAACTACTTTGATCATAACAGCCCAACTTACGGATCTCCGTTTGATATGATGAAAAAATTCGGCATTCAGTACCAAACTGCCGGTGAAAACATCGCAATGGGACAAAAATCTCCAGAAGAAGTTGTACAGGCATGGATGAACAGTGAAGGACACCGTAAAAACATCATGAACCCTGAGTTCACTCATATCGGAGTTGGACATGTTGCAGAAGGCAACTACTGGACTCAGCAGTTCATCGGTAAATAA